From a single Populus trichocarpa isolate Nisqually-1 chromosome 17, P.trichocarpa_v4.1, whole genome shotgun sequence genomic region:
- the LOC18107031 gene encoding probable ubiquitin-like-specific protease 2A isoform X5, giving the protein MTRSTRKFRVFEFDEEEEDRVEKESAKFVGKFRIQKRKRNDNKKDDDASSPLTKYNFLQCFGGCTGTVKIERSNEPIDIDDGPIDVDTGGEMATLRKGKSDEVVYIDTTIIDNQCQYSVSVSARMPQEDCADKEEISQMETLITDDGPIDVDAGVAGEINTLCKGKSDEVVDIDTTILDDQCQCSVSVPAQMPQEDCAVKEEISQLDTLGIDIDDGPIDVAIGVAGETDTLRKGNSDGVVDIDATIIDDQCQYSVSVPACMPQEDCADNEISQLDTLRLSSFSNYENESVGMISDNDVSIEMSSSTSVSTPSEDEVPSGNQVLECASLGHKIDYTNYTVAVFPDYILCGDIYGTESCLTFSGSSIRMEGSTANGVKGIFNAEWNLDDLISIESEWCEMVTTAMVYLCLKSKVSEGAGNTNDASDVDKLKFSVYDPHWHEGEEAIKSLNVRYKDIWNVTSESDLEKDGNASFGHNGMFTSKPYFPFIHETFEEVIYPKGDPDAVSISKRDVELLHPETFINDTIIDFYIQYLKNKIQPDDRQRFHFFNSFFFQKLADLDKGPSNACEGRIAFQRVRKWTRKLNIFEKDYIFIPVNYSLHWSLIVICHPGEVVHSREDESGNSRKVPCILHMDSIRGSHKGLKNLIQSYLYEEWRERHNEIVDDTLSKFLHLRYRSRKICMTVACSYSIMWSFFLKKLQLISVLLR; this is encoded by the exons ATGACTCGTTCGACTCGGAAGTTTAGGGTGTTCGAGttcgacgaagaagaagaagatagagtCGAGAAGGAGTCGGCGAAGTTCGTCGGCAAGTTTCGAATTCAAAAGAGAAAACGAAACGACAACAAGAAGGACGACGACGCCTCTTCTCCTCTCACTAAGTATAATTTCCTCCAGTGCt ttGGAGGATGTACTGGGACTGTGAAAATAGAAAGAAGCAATGAACCTATTGATATAGATGATGGACCAATTGATGTTGACACTGGAG GAGAGATGGCTACTTTACGCAAGGGAAAGAGCGATGAAGTAGTATATATTGATACAACCATTATAGACAATCAATGCCAATATTCTGTTTCAGTTTCTGCTCGCATGCCACAAGAAGATTGTGCTGACAAAGAGGAGATTTCTCAGATGGAAACCCTTATTACAGATGATGGGCCAATTGATGTTGACGCTGGAG TTGCAGGAGAGATCAATACTTTATGCAAGGGAAAGAGTGATGAAGTAGTTGATATTGACACAACCATTTTGGACGATCAGTGTCAATGTTCTGTTTCAGTTCCTGCTCAAATGCCACAAGAAGATTGTGCTGTCAAGGAGGAGATTTCTCAGCTGGATACCCTTGGGATTGATATAGATGATGGACCAATTGATGTTGCCATTGGAG TTGCTGGAGAGACCGATACTTTACGCAAGGGAAATAGTGATGGAGTAGTAGATATTGATGCAACCATTATAGATGATCAATGCCAATATTCTGTTTCAGTTCCCGCTTGCATGCCACAAGAAGATTGTGCTGACAACGAGATTTCTCAGCTGGATACCCTTAGGTTAtctagtttttcaaattatgAG AATGAGTCAGTTGGTATGATTTCAGATAATGATGTCAGCATTGAAATGAGCTCGTCAACTTCTGTCTCTACTCCCTCAGAAGATGAAG TTCCATCAGGAAACCAAGTGCTAGAGTGTGCTTCTCTTGGACATAAAATT GATTACACAAATTATACAGTTGCTGTTTTTCCTGACTATATTCTATGTGGCGACATATATGGTACAGAGTCTTGCTTAACTTTCTCAGGAAGCAGCATCAGAATGGAGGGTTCTACTGCAAATGGGGTCAAGGGAATATTTAATGCTGAGTGGAATCTTGACGATCTTATTAGTATTGAGTCAGAATGGTGTGAGATG GTTACAACTGCTATGGTTTATCTCTGCCTTAAATCAAAGGTTTCTGAAGGAGCTGGAAATACAAATGATGCTTCAG ATGTGGACAAGTTGAAGTTTTCAGTTTATGATCCTCATTGgcatgaaggagaagaagcaaTTAAATCATTGAATGTCAGATACAAGGATATCTGGAATGTTACTTCTGA ATCTGATTTGGAGAAGGATGGGAATGCCTCTTTTGGGCACAATGGCATGTTCACCTCAAAGCCTTATTTTCCTTT TATTCATGAAACATTCGAAGAGGTTATTTATCCTAAAGGTGATCCTGATGCTGTTTCAATTAGTAAGCGAGATGTAGAGCTTCTACATCCTGAGACATTCATCAATGATACCATCATTGACTTTTATATCCA atatttgaagaataaaattcagCCAGATGACAGGCAAAGGTTCCACTTCttcaatagttttttctttcagaaGCTTGCTGATCTAGACAAGGGCCCATCTAATGCTTGTGAAGGCAGGATAGCATTTCAACGTGTTCGTAAATGGACAAGAAAGTTGAATATTTTCGAGAAGGATTACATTTTTATTCCTGTAAATTACAG TCTTCACTGGAGTTTGATTGTCATTTGTCATCCTGGTGAAGTGGTTCATTCCAGAG AGGATGAAAGTGGAAATTCAAGGAAAGTACCATGCATTTTGCACATGGATTCCATTAGAGGAAGTCATAAGGGCCTCAAGAATCTTATTCAAAG TTATCTCTATGAAGAGTGGAGAGAAAGGCATAATGAGATTGTGGATGACACATTGTCAAAGTTCTTACATTTACG CTACCGCAGCAGGAAAATTTGTATGACTGTGGCCTGTTCTTACTCCATTATGTGGAGCTTTTTCTTGAAGAAGCTCCAATTGATTTCAGTCCTTTTAAGATAA
- the LOC18107031 gene encoding probable ubiquitin-like-specific protease 2B isoform X4, whose protein sequence is MTRSTRKFRVFEFDEEEEDRVEKESAKFVGKFRIQKRKRNDNKKDDDASSPLTKYNFLQCFGGCTGTVKIERSNEPIDIDDGPIDVDTGGEMATLRKGKSDEVVYIDTTIIDNQCQYSVSVSARMPQEDCADKEEISQMETLITDDGPIDVDAGVAGEINTLCKGKSDEVVDIDTTILDDQCQCSVSVPAQMPQEDCAVKEEISQLDTLGIDIDDGPIDVAIGVAGETDTLRKGNSDGVVDIDATIIDDQCQYSVSVPACMPQEDCADNEISQLDTLRLSSFSNYENESVGMISDNDVSIEMSSSTSVSTPSEDEVPSGNQVLECASLGHKIDYTNYTVAVFPDYILCGDIYGTESCLTFSGSSIRMEGSTANGVKGIFNAEWNLDDLISIESEWCEMVTTAMVYLCLKSKVSEGAGNTNDASDVDKLKFSVYDPHWHEGEEAIKSLNVRYKDIWNVTSESDLEKDGNASFGHNGMFTSKPYFPFIHETFEEVIYPKGDPDAVSISKRDVELLHPETFINDTIIDFYIQYLKNKIQPDDRQRFHFFNSFFFQKLADLDKGPSNACEGRIAFQRVRKWTRKLNIFEKDYIFIPVNYSLHWSLIVICHPGEVVHSREDESGNSRKVPCILHMDSIRGSHKGLKNLIQSYLYEEWRERHNEIVDDTLSKFLHLRFVALELPQQENLYDCGLFLLHYVELFLEEAPIDFSPFKITEFSNFILGSYKFFNL, encoded by the exons ATGACTCGTTCGACTCGGAAGTTTAGGGTGTTCGAGttcgacgaagaagaagaagatagagtCGAGAAGGAGTCGGCGAAGTTCGTCGGCAAGTTTCGAATTCAAAAGAGAAAACGAAACGACAACAAGAAGGACGACGACGCCTCTTCTCCTCTCACTAAGTATAATTTCCTCCAGTGCt ttGGAGGATGTACTGGGACTGTGAAAATAGAAAGAAGCAATGAACCTATTGATATAGATGATGGACCAATTGATGTTGACACTGGAG GAGAGATGGCTACTTTACGCAAGGGAAAGAGCGATGAAGTAGTATATATTGATACAACCATTATAGACAATCAATGCCAATATTCTGTTTCAGTTTCTGCTCGCATGCCACAAGAAGATTGTGCTGACAAAGAGGAGATTTCTCAGATGGAAACCCTTATTACAGATGATGGGCCAATTGATGTTGACGCTGGAG TTGCAGGAGAGATCAATACTTTATGCAAGGGAAAGAGTGATGAAGTAGTTGATATTGACACAACCATTTTGGACGATCAGTGTCAATGTTCTGTTTCAGTTCCTGCTCAAATGCCACAAGAAGATTGTGCTGTCAAGGAGGAGATTTCTCAGCTGGATACCCTTGGGATTGATATAGATGATGGACCAATTGATGTTGCCATTGGAG TTGCTGGAGAGACCGATACTTTACGCAAGGGAAATAGTGATGGAGTAGTAGATATTGATGCAACCATTATAGATGATCAATGCCAATATTCTGTTTCAGTTCCCGCTTGCATGCCACAAGAAGATTGTGCTGACAACGAGATTTCTCAGCTGGATACCCTTAGGTTAtctagtttttcaaattatgAG AATGAGTCAGTTGGTATGATTTCAGATAATGATGTCAGCATTGAAATGAGCTCGTCAACTTCTGTCTCTACTCCCTCAGAAGATGAAG TTCCATCAGGAAACCAAGTGCTAGAGTGTGCTTCTCTTGGACATAAAATT GATTACACAAATTATACAGTTGCTGTTTTTCCTGACTATATTCTATGTGGCGACATATATGGTACAGAGTCTTGCTTAACTTTCTCAGGAAGCAGCATCAGAATGGAGGGTTCTACTGCAAATGGGGTCAAGGGAATATTTAATGCTGAGTGGAATCTTGACGATCTTATTAGTATTGAGTCAGAATGGTGTGAGATG GTTACAACTGCTATGGTTTATCTCTGCCTTAAATCAAAGGTTTCTGAAGGAGCTGGAAATACAAATGATGCTTCAG ATGTGGACAAGTTGAAGTTTTCAGTTTATGATCCTCATTGgcatgaaggagaagaagcaaTTAAATCATTGAATGTCAGATACAAGGATATCTGGAATGTTACTTCTGA ATCTGATTTGGAGAAGGATGGGAATGCCTCTTTTGGGCACAATGGCATGTTCACCTCAAAGCCTTATTTTCCTTT TATTCATGAAACATTCGAAGAGGTTATTTATCCTAAAGGTGATCCTGATGCTGTTTCAATTAGTAAGCGAGATGTAGAGCTTCTACATCCTGAGACATTCATCAATGATACCATCATTGACTTTTATATCCA atatttgaagaataaaattcagCCAGATGACAGGCAAAGGTTCCACTTCttcaatagttttttctttcagaaGCTTGCTGATCTAGACAAGGGCCCATCTAATGCTTGTGAAGGCAGGATAGCATTTCAACGTGTTCGTAAATGGACAAGAAAGTTGAATATTTTCGAGAAGGATTACATTTTTATTCCTGTAAATTACAG TCTTCACTGGAGTTTGATTGTCATTTGTCATCCTGGTGAAGTGGTTCATTCCAGAG AGGATGAAAGTGGAAATTCAAGGAAAGTACCATGCATTTTGCACATGGATTCCATTAGAGGAAGTCATAAGGGCCTCAAGAATCTTATTCAAAG TTATCTCTATGAAGAGTGGAGAGAAAGGCATAATGAGATTGTGGATGACACATTGTCAAAGTTCTTACATTTACGGTTTGTCGCACTTGAG CTACCGCAGCAGGAAAATTTGTATGACTGTGGCCTGTTCTTACTCCATTATGTGGAGCTTTTTCTTGAAGAAGCTCCAATTGATTTCAGTCCTTTTAAGATAACAGAGTTTTCAAACTTT ATTTTGGGAAGttacaaattttttaatctttaa